The Primulina tabacum isolate GXHZ01 chromosome 16, ASM2559414v2, whole genome shotgun sequence genome window below encodes:
- the LOC142528736 gene encoding serine/threonine-protein kinase D6PKL1-like isoform X3 gives MGSFRGKCEIVELKDRTVRHVRAQDREQKLLMTKNGSNKPLNDDIDKLFEAVNLRASKSTNLSDFHGNASKKPIRVVGSHSSGIGFSEPVSLKQALRGLCISQAAEVAAMKRLSVTTASPRISEASRITELYRSVVAEAGESAFSINEDGKLRIKNSLVLQDSISNSSNLVPGMIQGSVVKVATLSSNPCLGGKPIVKDPKCASYEERETDNCSSIKLPQHTDEPETKPMNQVEEDSKVLVLPHHSGGDNMPKPNKKILGSNKVLSVPSMDSSSSSKPVSKTASKLKRKSKLQTAPKSTSRGVKSIIISKNLVIKRPKKIDSKIFYKVSCGQNNGPRELICHKCQCHFKDLSKDPQETTGTKVFTGINSHGESKPDGVQIHWEKRGTLVVKTEGGISQSSKSSVCDFSSSTTSLSEESNLSGSTPGNRPHMSKDVSWEAINRITKHGFLGLSHFNLLKKLGSGDIGTVYLAELIGTDSLFAIKVMDNEFLARRKKMPRAHTEREILKMLDHPFLPTLYAQFTSDNLSCLVMEFCPGGDLHVLRQKQPGRYFPEQEARFYVAEVLLALEYLHMLGIVYRDLKPENILVRKDGHIMLSDFDLSLRCSVNPTLVKSSLIPEPPRVSGPCAGSNCIDPFCSGPSCKFSCFRPRLLSSVGRMRKLKPDAAAAQARSLTQLVAEPTDARSNSFVGTHEYLAPEIIKGDGHGSAVDWWTFGVFLYELLYGKTPFKGSGNDETLTNVVLQSLKFPDTPIVSFQARDLIRGLLMKDPEYRLGTETGAAEIKRHPFFEGLNWALIRCATPPQIPEFHESGHLPMAPPSQGEKLVSCGGDGEHLEFELF, from the exons ATGGGTTCCTTTCGTGGAAAATGTGAAATAGTGGAGTTGAAGGATCGAACGGTTCGTCATGTTAGAGCACAGGATAGAGAACAGAAGCTGCTAATGACGAAAAATGGATCAAACAAACCATTGAATGATGACATTGACAAGCTTTTCGAAGCCGTTAATCTTAGAGCATCCAAGAGTACAAATCTATCAGATTTTCATGGAAATGCTTCGAAGAAGCCTATAAGGGTGGTTGGTTCTCATTCATCGGGGATAGGATTTTCTGAGCCCGtctctttgaagcaagctctaaGGGGACTGTGTATTTCTCAGGCTGCAGAGGTGGCTGCCATGAAACGGCTGTCAGTGACTACTGCATCGCCGAGGATCTCGGAAGCTAGTAGAATTACAGAATTGTACAGGTCTGTTGTAGCAGAAGCTGGTGAATCTGCTTTCTCGATAAACGAAGATGGAAAACTGAGAATTAAAAATTCTCTGGTGCTTCAAGATAGTATCTCAAATTCTTCGAACTTGGTACCTGGTATGATTCAAGGTTCTGTGGTGAAGGTAGCAACCCTAAGTTCAAACCCATGTTTAGGCGGCAAACCAATTGTAAAAGATCCAAAATGTGCTTCATATGAGGAAAGAGAAACTGATAATTGCTCTTCCATTAAGCTTCCTCAGCACACTGATGAGCCTGAGACAAAGCCCATGAACCAAG TTGAAGAAGACTCCAAGGTTTTGGTTCTGCCTCACCACAGCGGTGGTGATAATATGCCAAAGCCGAACAAGAAAATTTTGGGATCAAATAAGGTGCTGAGTGTCCCAAGTATGGATTCCTCCTCATCCTCGAAACCAGTGAGTAAAACAGCATCCAAATTGAAAAGGAAATCGAAGTTGCAGACTGCACCCAAGAGCACCTCTCGTGGAGTCAAATCAATCATCATAAGCAAGAATCTTGTCATAAAaagaccaaagaagattgattctaaaatattttacaaagtAAGTTGTGGTCAGAACAATGGTCCTAGGGAATTGATCTGCCACAAGTGTCAATGTCATTTCAAGGATTTGAGTAAGGATCCCCAAGAAACTACTGGCACTAAAGTTTTTACAGGTATTAACAGTCATGGTGAAAGCAAACCAGATGGAGTTCAGATCCATTGGGAAAAGAGAGGCACCCTCGTTGTTAAAACAGAAGGGGGTATCTCCCAGAGCTCAAAAAGCAGCGTTTGTGATTTTAGTAGTAGCACCACTAGCCTAAGTGAAGAGAGCAATCTAAGTGGATCAACTCCTGGAAACAGACCTCATATGTCCAAGGATGTGAGTTGGGAAGCAATCAACCGCATAACAAAACATGGTTTCTTAGGGCTGAGCCATTTTAATTTGTTGAAAAAACTCGGTTCCGGAGACATTGGTACGGTTTATCTTGCTGAATTGATAGGAACAGACAGCCTATTTGCCATAAAGGTAATGGATAACGAATTCTTGGCAAGAAGGAAGAAGATGCCTAGAGCTCATACGGAACGAGAAATTCTCAAGATGCTGGATCACCCATTTCTCCCTACGCTTTATGCCCAATTTACGTCAGATAATTTATCATGTTTAGTTATGGAGTTTTGTCCTGGTGGAGATCTACATGTCCTCCGGCAGAAGCAGCCCGGGCGATATTTTCCTGAACAGGAGGCAAG ATTCTATGTCGCGGAGGTACTTCTTGCACTGGAATATTTACACATGCTAGGTATCGTGTATCGAGATCTTAAACCGGAAAACATTCTCGTCCGCAAAGATGGTCACATTATGCTATCAGATTTTGACCTTTCACTTAGATGTTCCGTGAACCCAACTCTAGTTAAATCGTCATTAATACCCGAGCCACCTCGGGTCTCTGGACCATGTGCAGGGTCTAATTGCATAGACCCTTTTTGTAGCGGCCCGTCCTGTAAATTTTCATGCTTTAGACCTAGGCTTTTATCTTCAGTAGGAAGAATGAGGAAGCTAAAACCCGATGCAGCAGCAGCTCAAGCTAGATCATTAACTCAACTCGTGGCAGAACCAACAGATGCACGATCCAACTCGTTTGTTGGCACGCATGAGTACTTGGCTCCAGAAATCATCAAAGGCGATGGGCATGGTAGTGCTGTTGATTGGTGGACATTTGGCGTGTTTCTGTACGAGCTACTTTATGGGAAGACGCCCTTTAAAGGCTCTGGAAATGACGAGACGCTGACTAATGTGGTGTTGCAGAGCCTCAAATTTCCAGACACCCCTATTGTTAGTTTTCAGGCGAGAGATCTCATCAGAGGACTGCTGATGAAGGATCCCGAGTATCGTTTGGGTACAGAAACAGGAGCTGCTGAGATTAAACGACACCCGTTTTTCGAGGGCCTGAATTGGGCACTCATCCGCTGTGCCACGCCTCCTCAGATACCCGAGTTCCACGAGTCAGGACATTTGCCGATGGCCCCCCCATCTCAGGGGGAGAAGTTGGTAAGTTGTGGTGGTGATGGAGAGCATTTAGAGTTCGAGTTGTTCTAG
- the LOC142528736 gene encoding serine/threonine-protein kinase D6PKL1-like isoform X2, with amino-acid sequence MGSFRGKCEIVELKDRTVRHVRAQDREQKLLMTKNGSNKPLNDDIDKLFEAVNLRASKSTNLSDFHGNASKKPIRVVGSHSSGIGFSEPVSLKQALRGLCISQAAEVAAMKRLSVTTASPRISEASRITELYRSVVAEAGESAFSINEDGKLRIKNSLVLQDSISNSSNLVPGMIQGSVVKVATLSSNPCLGGKPIVKDPKCASYEERETDNCSSIKLPQHTDEPETKPMNQGTVEEDSKVLVLPHHSGGDNMPKPNKKILGSNKVLSVPSMDSSSSSKPVSKTASKLKRKSKLQTAPKSTSRGVKSIIISKNLVIKRPKKIDSKIFYKVSCGQNNGPRELICHKCQCHFKDLSKDPQETTGTKVFTGINSHGESKPDGVQIHWEKRGTLVVKTEGGISQSSKSSVCDFSSSTTSLSEESNLSGSTPGNRPHMSKDVSWEAINRITKHGFLGLSHFNLLKKLGSGDIGTVYLAELIGTDSLFAIKVMDNEFLARRKKMPRAHTEREILKMLDHPFLPTLYAQFTSDNLSCLVMEFCPGGDLHVLRQKQPGRYFPEQEARFYVAEVLLALEYLHMLGIVYRDLKPENILVRKDGHIMLSDFDLSLRCSVNPTLVKSSLIPEPPRVSGPCAGSNCIDPFCSGPSCKFSCFRPRLLSSVGRMRKLKPDAAAAQARSLTQLVAEPTDARSNSFVGTHEYLAPEIIKGDGHGSAVDWWTFGVFLYELLYGKTPFKGSGNDETLTNVVLQSLKFPDTPIVSFQARDLIRGLLMKDPEYRLGTETGAAEIKRHPFFEGLNWALIRCATPPQIPEFHESGHLPMAPPSQGEKLVSCGGDGEHLEFELF; translated from the exons ATGGGTTCCTTTCGTGGAAAATGTGAAATAGTGGAGTTGAAGGATCGAACGGTTCGTCATGTTAGAGCACAGGATAGAGAACAGAAGCTGCTAATGACGAAAAATGGATCAAACAAACCATTGAATGATGACATTGACAAGCTTTTCGAAGCCGTTAATCTTAGAGCATCCAAGAGTACAAATCTATCAGATTTTCATGGAAATGCTTCGAAGAAGCCTATAAGGGTGGTTGGTTCTCATTCATCGGGGATAGGATTTTCTGAGCCCGtctctttgaagcaagctctaaGGGGACTGTGTATTTCTCAGGCTGCAGAGGTGGCTGCCATGAAACGGCTGTCAGTGACTACTGCATCGCCGAGGATCTCGGAAGCTAGTAGAATTACAGAATTGTACAGGTCTGTTGTAGCAGAAGCTGGTGAATCTGCTTTCTCGATAAACGAAGATGGAAAACTGAGAATTAAAAATTCTCTGGTGCTTCAAGATAGTATCTCAAATTCTTCGAACTTGGTACCTGGTATGATTCAAGGTTCTGTGGTGAAGGTAGCAACCCTAAGTTCAAACCCATGTTTAGGCGGCAAACCAATTGTAAAAGATCCAAAATGTGCTTCATATGAGGAAAGAGAAACTGATAATTGCTCTTCCATTAAGCTTCCTCAGCACACTGATGAGCCTGAGACAAAGCCCATGAACCAAG GCACAGTTGAAGAAGACTCCAAGGTTTTGGTTCTGCCTCACCACAGCGGTGGTGATAATATGCCAAAGCCGAACAAGAAAATTTTGGGATCAAATAAGGTGCTGAGTGTCCCAAGTATGGATTCCTCCTCATCCTCGAAACCAGTGAGTAAAACAGCATCCAAATTGAAAAGGAAATCGAAGTTGCAGACTGCACCCAAGAGCACCTCTCGTGGAGTCAAATCAATCATCATAAGCAAGAATCTTGTCATAAAaagaccaaagaagattgattctaaaatattttacaaagtAAGTTGTGGTCAGAACAATGGTCCTAGGGAATTGATCTGCCACAAGTGTCAATGTCATTTCAAGGATTTGAGTAAGGATCCCCAAGAAACTACTGGCACTAAAGTTTTTACAGGTATTAACAGTCATGGTGAAAGCAAACCAGATGGAGTTCAGATCCATTGGGAAAAGAGAGGCACCCTCGTTGTTAAAACAGAAGGGGGTATCTCCCAGAGCTCAAAAAGCAGCGTTTGTGATTTTAGTAGTAGCACCACTAGCCTAAGTGAAGAGAGCAATCTAAGTGGATCAACTCCTGGAAACAGACCTCATATGTCCAAGGATGTGAGTTGGGAAGCAATCAACCGCATAACAAAACATGGTTTCTTAGGGCTGAGCCATTTTAATTTGTTGAAAAAACTCGGTTCCGGAGACATTGGTACGGTTTATCTTGCTGAATTGATAGGAACAGACAGCCTATTTGCCATAAAGGTAATGGATAACGAATTCTTGGCAAGAAGGAAGAAGATGCCTAGAGCTCATACGGAACGAGAAATTCTCAAGATGCTGGATCACCCATTTCTCCCTACGCTTTATGCCCAATTTACGTCAGATAATTTATCATGTTTAGTTATGGAGTTTTGTCCTGGTGGAGATCTACATGTCCTCCGGCAGAAGCAGCCCGGGCGATATTTTCCTGAACAGGAGGCAAG ATTCTATGTCGCGGAGGTACTTCTTGCACTGGAATATTTACACATGCTAGGTATCGTGTATCGAGATCTTAAACCGGAAAACATTCTCGTCCGCAAAGATGGTCACATTATGCTATCAGATTTTGACCTTTCACTTAGATGTTCCGTGAACCCAACTCTAGTTAAATCGTCATTAATACCCGAGCCACCTCGGGTCTCTGGACCATGTGCAGGGTCTAATTGCATAGACCCTTTTTGTAGCGGCCCGTCCTGTAAATTTTCATGCTTTAGACCTAGGCTTTTATCTTCAGTAGGAAGAATGAGGAAGCTAAAACCCGATGCAGCAGCAGCTCAAGCTAGATCATTAACTCAACTCGTGGCAGAACCAACAGATGCACGATCCAACTCGTTTGTTGGCACGCATGAGTACTTGGCTCCAGAAATCATCAAAGGCGATGGGCATGGTAGTGCTGTTGATTGGTGGACATTTGGCGTGTTTCTGTACGAGCTACTTTATGGGAAGACGCCCTTTAAAGGCTCTGGAAATGACGAGACGCTGACTAATGTGGTGTTGCAGAGCCTCAAATTTCCAGACACCCCTATTGTTAGTTTTCAGGCGAGAGATCTCATCAGAGGACTGCTGATGAAGGATCCCGAGTATCGTTTGGGTACAGAAACAGGAGCTGCTGAGATTAAACGACACCCGTTTTTCGAGGGCCTGAATTGGGCACTCATCCGCTGTGCCACGCCTCCTCAGATACCCGAGTTCCACGAGTCAGGACATTTGCCGATGGCCCCCCCATCTCAGGGGGAGAAGTTGGTAAGTTGTGGTGGTGATGGAGAGCATTTAGAGTTCGAGTTGTTCTAG
- the LOC142528736 gene encoding serine/threonine-protein kinase D6PKL1-like isoform X1, whose translation MGSFRGKCEIVELKDRTVRHVRAQDREQKLLMTKNGSNKPLNDDIDKLFEAVNLRASKSTNLSDFHGNASKKPIRVVGSHSSGIGFSEPVSLKQALRGLCISQAAEVAAMKRLSVTTASPRISEASRITELYRSVVAEAGESAFSINEDGKLRIKNSLVLQDSISNSSNLVPGMIQGSVVKVATLSSNPCLGGKPIVKDPKCASYEERETDNCSSIKLPQHTDEPETKPMNQGAHSSRLPFSLPPKGVDSSLVHGNISPASETDKQMLETVGTVEEDSKVLVLPHHSGGDNMPKPNKKILGSNKVLSVPSMDSSSSSKPVSKTASKLKRKSKLQTAPKSTSRGVKSIIISKNLVIKRPKKIDSKIFYKVSCGQNNGPRELICHKCQCHFKDLSKDPQETTGTKVFTGINSHGESKPDGVQIHWEKRGTLVVKTEGGISQSSKSSVCDFSSSTTSLSEESNLSGSTPGNRPHMSKDVSWEAINRITKHGFLGLSHFNLLKKLGSGDIGTVYLAELIGTDSLFAIKVMDNEFLARRKKMPRAHTEREILKMLDHPFLPTLYAQFTSDNLSCLVMEFCPGGDLHVLRQKQPGRYFPEQEARFYVAEVLLALEYLHMLGIVYRDLKPENILVRKDGHIMLSDFDLSLRCSVNPTLVKSSLIPEPPRVSGPCAGSNCIDPFCSGPSCKFSCFRPRLLSSVGRMRKLKPDAAAAQARSLTQLVAEPTDARSNSFVGTHEYLAPEIIKGDGHGSAVDWWTFGVFLYELLYGKTPFKGSGNDETLTNVVLQSLKFPDTPIVSFQARDLIRGLLMKDPEYRLGTETGAAEIKRHPFFEGLNWALIRCATPPQIPEFHESGHLPMAPPSQGEKLVSCGGDGEHLEFELF comes from the exons ATGGGTTCCTTTCGTGGAAAATGTGAAATAGTGGAGTTGAAGGATCGAACGGTTCGTCATGTTAGAGCACAGGATAGAGAACAGAAGCTGCTAATGACGAAAAATGGATCAAACAAACCATTGAATGATGACATTGACAAGCTTTTCGAAGCCGTTAATCTTAGAGCATCCAAGAGTACAAATCTATCAGATTTTCATGGAAATGCTTCGAAGAAGCCTATAAGGGTGGTTGGTTCTCATTCATCGGGGATAGGATTTTCTGAGCCCGtctctttgaagcaagctctaaGGGGACTGTGTATTTCTCAGGCTGCAGAGGTGGCTGCCATGAAACGGCTGTCAGTGACTACTGCATCGCCGAGGATCTCGGAAGCTAGTAGAATTACAGAATTGTACAGGTCTGTTGTAGCAGAAGCTGGTGAATCTGCTTTCTCGATAAACGAAGATGGAAAACTGAGAATTAAAAATTCTCTGGTGCTTCAAGATAGTATCTCAAATTCTTCGAACTTGGTACCTGGTATGATTCAAGGTTCTGTGGTGAAGGTAGCAACCCTAAGTTCAAACCCATGTTTAGGCGGCAAACCAATTGTAAAAGATCCAAAATGTGCTTCATATGAGGAAAGAGAAACTGATAATTGCTCTTCCATTAAGCTTCCTCAGCACACTGATGAGCCTGAGACAAAGCCCATGAACCAAGGTGCCCATTCTTCTCGTTTGCCCTTTTCCTTGCCCCCTAAGGGTGTAGATTCTTCTCTTGTGCATGGTAAtatatcacctgcatcagaAACTGATAAGCAGATGCTGGAAACTGTAGGCACAGTTGAAGAAGACTCCAAGGTTTTGGTTCTGCCTCACCACAGCGGTGGTGATAATATGCCAAAGCCGAACAAGAAAATTTTGGGATCAAATAAGGTGCTGAGTGTCCCAAGTATGGATTCCTCCTCATCCTCGAAACCAGTGAGTAAAACAGCATCCAAATTGAAAAGGAAATCGAAGTTGCAGACTGCACCCAAGAGCACCTCTCGTGGAGTCAAATCAATCATCATAAGCAAGAATCTTGTCATAAAaagaccaaagaagattgattctaaaatattttacaaagtAAGTTGTGGTCAGAACAATGGTCCTAGGGAATTGATCTGCCACAAGTGTCAATGTCATTTCAAGGATTTGAGTAAGGATCCCCAAGAAACTACTGGCACTAAAGTTTTTACAGGTATTAACAGTCATGGTGAAAGCAAACCAGATGGAGTTCAGATCCATTGGGAAAAGAGAGGCACCCTCGTTGTTAAAACAGAAGGGGGTATCTCCCAGAGCTCAAAAAGCAGCGTTTGTGATTTTAGTAGTAGCACCACTAGCCTAAGTGAAGAGAGCAATCTAAGTGGATCAACTCCTGGAAACAGACCTCATATGTCCAAGGATGTGAGTTGGGAAGCAATCAACCGCATAACAAAACATGGTTTCTTAGGGCTGAGCCATTTTAATTTGTTGAAAAAACTCGGTTCCGGAGACATTGGTACGGTTTATCTTGCTGAATTGATAGGAACAGACAGCCTATTTGCCATAAAGGTAATGGATAACGAATTCTTGGCAAGAAGGAAGAAGATGCCTAGAGCTCATACGGAACGAGAAATTCTCAAGATGCTGGATCACCCATTTCTCCCTACGCTTTATGCCCAATTTACGTCAGATAATTTATCATGTTTAGTTATGGAGTTTTGTCCTGGTGGAGATCTACATGTCCTCCGGCAGAAGCAGCCCGGGCGATATTTTCCTGAACAGGAGGCAAG ATTCTATGTCGCGGAGGTACTTCTTGCACTGGAATATTTACACATGCTAGGTATCGTGTATCGAGATCTTAAACCGGAAAACATTCTCGTCCGCAAAGATGGTCACATTATGCTATCAGATTTTGACCTTTCACTTAGATGTTCCGTGAACCCAACTCTAGTTAAATCGTCATTAATACCCGAGCCACCTCGGGTCTCTGGACCATGTGCAGGGTCTAATTGCATAGACCCTTTTTGTAGCGGCCCGTCCTGTAAATTTTCATGCTTTAGACCTAGGCTTTTATCTTCAGTAGGAAGAATGAGGAAGCTAAAACCCGATGCAGCAGCAGCTCAAGCTAGATCATTAACTCAACTCGTGGCAGAACCAACAGATGCACGATCCAACTCGTTTGTTGGCACGCATGAGTACTTGGCTCCAGAAATCATCAAAGGCGATGGGCATGGTAGTGCTGTTGATTGGTGGACATTTGGCGTGTTTCTGTACGAGCTACTTTATGGGAAGACGCCCTTTAAAGGCTCTGGAAATGACGAGACGCTGACTAATGTGGTGTTGCAGAGCCTCAAATTTCCAGACACCCCTATTGTTAGTTTTCAGGCGAGAGATCTCATCAGAGGACTGCTGATGAAGGATCCCGAGTATCGTTTGGGTACAGAAACAGGAGCTGCTGAGATTAAACGACACCCGTTTTTCGAGGGCCTGAATTGGGCACTCATCCGCTGTGCCACGCCTCCTCAGATACCCGAGTTCCACGAGTCAGGACATTTGCCGATGGCCCCCCCATCTCAGGGGGAGAAGTTGGTAAGTTGTGGTGGTGATGGAGAGCATTTAGAGTTCGAGTTGTTCTAG
- the LOC142528516 gene encoding protein FAR1-RELATED SEQUENCE 5-like produces the protein MDQYSGDEQSYIPRVGDDQKPQIGMRFDSLEDAFSFYNQYARESGFSARMSNSKKSKKTNEIIWKKFVCFKEGHTDDIRWSKQTKNDQPRKERARGETRTGCLSKISVVKEQTGPGWVVSTFIESHNHPLSTPSKVHLLRSHHGISASKKMLSQQFAEANVPTCQQMRLFEIGSGGPEHVGFIERDMRNYEKSVRDEHKGIDA, from the coding sequence ATGGATCAATATAGTGGAGATGAACAATCGTACATCCCCAGAGTCGGTGATGATCAGAAACCCCAGATTGGTATGAGATTCGATTCGTTAGAGGATGCATTCTCATTCTACAACCAATATGCCCGAGAATCCGGTTTTAGCGCGAGAATGAGTAATAGTAAGAAAAgtaagaaaacgaacgaaattATATGGAAGAAATTTGTATGCTTTAAAGAAGGGCATACAGATGATATTCGATGGAGCAAACAGACAAAAAATGATCAACCAAGAAAAGAAAGAGCCCGTGGTGAGACTAGAACCGGATGTTTGTCCAAGATTTCAGTTGTGAAGGAACAAACAGGTCCAGGTTGGGTTGTCAGTACCTTCATTGAAAGTCATAATCATCCATTATCGACTCCGTCGAAGGTGCATTTGTTACGCTCGCATCATGGTATTTCTGCATCAAAAAAAATGCTGAGTCAACAATTTGCAGAAGCCAATGTGCCAACTTGTCAACAAATGAGATTATTTGAGATAGGGTCTGGAGGACCTGAACATGTAGGTTTCATAGAAAGAGATATGAGAAACTATGAGAAAAGTGTTAGGGATGAGCATAAGGGTATTGATGCATGA